The following proteins are co-located in the Pseudomonas sp. DY-1 genome:
- the hemN gene encoding oxygen-independent coproporphyrinogen III oxidase, whose amino-acid sequence MLDNIRWDADLIRRYDTPGPRYTSYPTAVQFNHKVGSFDLLHALRDSRKARRPLSLYVHVPFCANICYYCACNKVITKDRGRALPYLEHLEREIELIACHLDPQQKVEQLHFGGGTPTFLSHDELRRLMGHLHKHFNLLDDDSGDYGIEIDPREADWSTMGLLRDLGFNRVSLGVQDLEPAVQRAVNRLQSLDETRAIVEAARTLQYRSLNLDLIYGLPKQTPESFARTVNEVIALQPDRLSVFNYAHLPDRFMPQRRIRGEDLPSPGQKLEMLQRSVEQLSAAGYRYIGMDHFALPDDELAIAQEDGRLQRNFQGYTTHGHCDLIGLGVSAISQIGDLYCQNAVQLNEYQGELERNLLATNRGLLCDEDDRIRRAVIQQLICEFELDFASIETRFNIEFRGYFANIWPQLQQMHQDRLIDLTDSRIDVLPAGRLLVRSLCMLFDHYLADHNQQRFSRVI is encoded by the coding sequence ATGCTCGACAATATTCGCTGGGACGCGGACCTGATCCGCCGCTACGACACTCCAGGCCCCCGCTACACCTCCTACCCCACCGCCGTTCAGTTCAACCACAAGGTGGGGTCATTCGACCTGCTCCACGCCCTGCGCGATAGCCGCAAAGCCCGCCGTCCGCTATCGCTGTACGTACACGTGCCGTTCTGCGCGAACATCTGCTACTACTGCGCCTGCAACAAGGTCATCACCAAGGACCGCGGCCGCGCCCTGCCCTACCTGGAGCACCTGGAGCGGGAAATCGAACTCATCGCCTGCCACCTCGATCCGCAACAGAAAGTCGAGCAGCTGCACTTTGGTGGCGGCACCCCCACCTTCCTGAGTCATGATGAACTGCGACGGCTCATGGGCCATCTACACAAGCACTTCAATCTGCTGGACGACGACTCCGGCGACTACGGCATCGAGATCGACCCTCGCGAGGCCGACTGGTCCACCATGGGCCTTCTCCGCGACTTGGGGTTCAACCGCGTCAGCCTCGGCGTACAGGACCTCGAGCCAGCAGTGCAACGCGCTGTCAACCGCCTGCAAAGCCTCGATGAGACCCGTGCCATAGTCGAAGCCGCGCGCACCTTGCAGTACCGTTCGCTGAATCTGGACCTGATCTATGGCCTACCCAAGCAGACCCCGGAGAGCTTTGCCCGCACCGTGAACGAAGTGATCGCCCTGCAACCGGACCGGCTCTCGGTGTTCAATTACGCCCACTTGCCAGATCGCTTCATGCCGCAGCGGCGGATTCGCGGTGAAGACCTTCCCAGCCCCGGACAGAAGCTGGAAATGCTCCAGCGTAGCGTCGAGCAACTGAGCGCCGCCGGGTATCGTTACATCGGCATGGACCACTTCGCCCTGCCTGACGATGAACTGGCCATCGCCCAGGAAGACGGCCGCCTGCAGCGAAATTTCCAAGGCTATACCACCCACGGTCATTGCGACCTGATTGGTCTCGGCGTTTCCGCCATCAGCCAGATTGGCGACCTCTACTGCCAGAACGCGGTGCAACTCAACGAGTACCAGGGCGAACTGGAGCGGAATCTGCTCGCAACCAATCGCGGTTTGCTGTGCGACGAGGATGACCGCATCCGACGGGCGGTGATTCAACAACTGATCTGTGAATTCGAACTGGATTTCGCCAGCATCGAAACCCGTTTCAATATTGAGTTCCGCGGCTATTTCGCCAATATCTGGCCGCAACTTCAGCAAATGCACCAGGATCGTCTGATCGACCTCACTGACAGCCGAATCGACGTACTGCCTGCCGGTCGTCTCCTGGTACGTTCCCTGTGCATGCTCTTCGACCACTACCTGGCCGACCACAACCAGCAGCGTTTCTCACGGGTGATCTGA
- a CDS encoding sulfite exporter TauE/SafE family protein, with amino-acid sequence MAELAPLLLSALILGLLGGGHCLGMCGGLMGALTLAIPPEQRARRLRLLLAYNLGRILSYAFAGLLIGLAGWAVASSPAAMALRVVAALLLICMGLYLAGWWSGLTRIEALGQGLWRHIQPVARKLLPVSSLPRALLLGGLWGWLPCGLVYSTLLWSASQGSAVDSTLLMLAFGVGTLPVLIATGLAAERVTTLLRKRGVRVAGGVLVILFGLWTLPGPHQAWLMGHGAHDSSAGSNEHQHGTHSP; translated from the coding sequence GTGGCTGAACTCGCTCCCCTGCTGCTTTCCGCGCTCATACTCGGTCTGCTCGGCGGCGGCCATTGCCTCGGCATGTGCGGCGGCCTGATGGGCGCGCTGACACTGGCCATTCCTCCTGAACAGCGCGCCCGCCGACTGCGCCTGCTGCTGGCCTACAACCTTGGGCGCATCCTCAGCTACGCCTTTGCCGGTTTGCTCATCGGCTTGGCCGGCTGGGCCGTCGCCAGCAGTCCGGCAGCCATGGCCCTGCGAGTCGTGGCCGCGCTGCTGCTGATCTGCATGGGGCTCTACCTGGCCGGTTGGTGGAGCGGCCTGACCCGCATCGAGGCCTTGGGGCAAGGGCTCTGGCGCCATATCCAGCCTGTGGCGCGCAAGCTGCTGCCGGTGTCCAGCCTGCCTCGCGCCCTGCTGCTGGGCGGACTCTGGGGCTGGCTGCCGTGCGGCCTTGTCTACAGCACCCTGCTCTGGTCCGCCAGCCAGGGGTCTGCTGTGGACAGCACCTTGCTGATGCTCGCTTTCGGGGTCGGTACCCTTCCGGTGCTGATCGCCACCGGTCTTGCCGCCGAACGCGTGACGACCCTGCTGCGCAAGCGTGGGGTTCGCGTCGCCGGCGGCGTGCTGGTGATCCTCTTCGGCCTCTGGACCCTCCCCGGCCCGCACCAGGCCTGGCTGATGGGACACGGAGCCCATGACAGCAGCGCCGGCAGCAACGAGCACCAGCACGGCACCCACAGCCCTTAG
- the fnr gene encoding fumarate/nitrate reduction transcriptional regulator Fnr, which produces MSEIIKVRNLPQAHCKDCSLAALCLPLSLNMEDMDSLDEIVKRGRPLKKGELLFRQGDAFGSVFAVRSGALKTFTVTDTGEEQITGFHLPSELVGLSGMDTELYPVSAQALETTSVCEIPFERLDELSVQLPQLRRQLMRVMSREIRDDQQMMLLLSKKTADERIATFLVNLSARFRARGFSANQFRLAMSRNEIGNYLGLAVETVSRVFTRFQQANLIAAEGKEVHILDPIELCAMAGGTIES; this is translated from the coding sequence ATGTCCGAGATCATCAAGGTGCGCAACCTCCCCCAGGCCCATTGCAAGGATTGCAGCTTGGCCGCACTCTGCCTGCCGCTGTCGCTCAACATGGAGGACATGGATTCGCTGGACGAAATCGTCAAGCGCGGCCGTCCCCTGAAGAAAGGTGAGCTCCTTTTCCGCCAAGGCGATGCCTTCGGTTCAGTCTTCGCCGTGCGCTCCGGTGCGCTCAAGACCTTCACCGTGACCGACACCGGCGAAGAACAGATCACCGGTTTCCACCTGCCCAGCGAACTGGTTGGCCTCTCTGGCATGGATACCGAGCTTTACCCGGTTTCCGCCCAGGCACTGGAAACCACCTCCGTGTGCGAAATTCCCTTCGAGCGCCTCGATGAGCTCTCGGTCCAGTTGCCGCAGTTGCGCCGCCAATTGATGCGTGTGATGAGCCGTGAAATCCGCGACGACCAACAGATGATGCTGCTGCTTTCCAAGAAGACAGCCGATGAGCGCATCGCCACCTTCCTGGTCAACCTTTCGGCCCGCTTCCGCGCCCGTGGTTTCTCCGCCAATCAGTTCCGCCTGGCCATGTCGCGCAACGAAATCGGCAACTACCTGGGGCTGGCGGTCGAAACCGTTTCCCGGGTCTTCACCCGATTCCAGCAGGCCAACCTGATCGCTGCCGAGGGCAAGGAAGTGCATATCCTCGACCCAATCGAACTCTGCGCCATGGCTGGCGGGACCATCGAAAGCTGA
- the ccoS gene encoding cbb3-type cytochrome oxidase assembly protein CcoS: MPALYILIPVAIGLVGFAIWLFFWAVDSGQYDDLDGPAHSILFDDEDPKHKAGVAEAEGSEKDKEDEQDNPRG; encoded by the coding sequence ATGCCAGCGCTTTACATACTGATCCCGGTCGCCATCGGCCTGGTCGGTTTCGCCATCTGGCTGTTCTTCTGGGCCGTGGACAGTGGCCAGTACGACGACCTCGACGGCCCGGCCCACAGCATCCTCTTCGATGACGAGGACCCCAAGCACAAGGCCGGCGTTGCCGAAGCCGAGGGCAGCGAGAAAGACAAAGAGGACGAGCAGGACAATCCCCGTGGCTGA